atagaagcccCATAAATTATAATCTGTGAAACACTACATTAGAGAATTCCCATAAAAATCATATACAGCACTTTTTTCAAAATCAGGGTAACTGTTGTACCTTCCTCTGACCTGGACAACCGTCTACCTTAATTCGTCATCTTTATGATCCACATTTATGTAAGTACAAATCGCGGCAAAATTTAAAGTTTCCATCTTTAATGAAATGACTTTGGAAATAACACATATTTCCATGACACCAGTACTACAGTCTTCGGAGTCACAGCAAGATACACAGAATTACATCCGTAATTACTATGAATGCCAACATTTTAGGCAGTAATTTCTGTTACATGGCAAACAAGATCAAGAACGCAACCATCAAACAAAAGAGACCCATAGCTTCAGACAAGGCAAATCCCAGGATAGCGTATGAGAACAGCTGCTGCTTCAGTGAAGGGTTTCTAAAAGAGACACAACACAGATAACTGTTACTTTGAAGTAGTATTAATGTCAACAATTTGGTAAATGGTAACGAGCCAGGTACCTAGTATGGGTATCTTTGTCAATGTCCTACACACACCACTTGGCTTTTGTCTCTCAGATGATTTTACCTACTCCTAATCACGTGGCATAAAGTTAGGGAGCCATCTTTGTATGTAAATATAAATGCTCACTTTACACCCACTTTGAGGGGCCCTGACACTTGTGATCCTCTTGACCCTCCTGACTGGTGGAGTTATAGGCATGGGCCCATCCCTTGGCTCTATCCTCATTACTCTAAGTGACTAATGCACACACAGCAGACACTTCTTTCAAAGAGGCCACTTTCCCACTTCCACTCGGTGCTTCCCACTGTCTTTACCTCATTCTGGGACAGACTGATTACCTGGCATAGCCAATGATAAGACTGCCAAAGACTGTTCCAATACCAGCACCAGAACCAGCAACTCCTACTGTGGCAGCACCTGCACCAATGAATTTGGCAGCAGTATCAATATCTCTGCTGATTAcactggtctggaactccctTCGGATCAGCTGGCACACACCATTCTGGGCCCCATTAAATACCGTAGAgccctgggaagaggaaatgaggcaAAGGTCAATTCAGTAATCACACTGATTTTAACTACTATAGTGCCAAAACGGTAACTTCTTTGTATTGAAGCTTGGTATGACTTGGTTACATATAACTCAAAACTATAAATACAgcctaaaatatgtattttctaatTCAGGAGGTTGTGCTGGCCACCAAAGGTCTCTCAGTGGCTCACCTTCTACATATCATTTAATAGAACTGGAAAGAAATTACCCCGGGGCTATCCACCAacacaccccttcatggtaacaCTGTAAGACTTACTTGGCAGTGTTTCCCAGTTTCTGTTATTACTACTCACCTCTCCAGTCCTAGTCTCTGGTCGAGATAATACTGATGCAGAAATTGGTCTATATGCAACTCTGGATCCAGCTCGGATCTattaatggaaggaaagaaagaatttcaagtaTTAGGAATACAGATTAGTCTTCAGTGACCTCTCTTAACTATAATTTCTAAAggagaaagcagaagagaaagaacagagattCATTATCTGTGCAATTAGCTCGGTCATTTTGAATACATGAAGCCAACCTAAAACTTCATGCTAGTGAACTATGGAATGTTCTATCTAATCTACTCGTAAACAAACAGCCTAAGAACAATTAGTTACAAAATATCTGAGAGGTGTGGAAGTTTCAGGCACTGCAGTGTTGTAATTCAAGTTTATGGGGGCACGTAGGAGTGTCACCATGAATGTGATCATTTAAAATAGTCCAGCAGTTAATGGAGCTCCCACCGTTTCCAAAGCATCCCTAAATGTCCACTAGCTCTAAAATTACTATGTAGAGGTAAGCAGTTTGATGTCAGCTTAACAACCGGTGCAACACTCTCACTATTAAGGACATCTGGTAGTCTGGCTTCACTGTCCTTGAGTGTCCACGACACTAAGGTCACGGAAAAATCCCTTCAGAACCAGGACCGGATTCTCTAGGACAAATCCTTTTAGATTCAGACTTGACTTAAAGCCTCCAAAAACTAGCTTCAGGGCTCCCCAACACCTTTCTCCGCCCACACAAGGAAGCAAAGTCCCTCCCTCGGTAGCGGCGAGTTTGACCTACAGACAAGCATGGGAAATGCTGTGGAGGCAACTAGGCCTCAGCGGCCCCTTCCTAACTTCCCAGCACCCCGACCTTCGCGTCGTCCCCAACTCCATAGGGACCgggatgtgggggaggggcgAGGTCCACGAGCAAGGAGGCTGTGACCTACGCCCAGAAGGCCTGACAGATAGGCCTCGGGGGACAGACACATGGCTGGGAACTGTCTGCAGGCCCCAGgtttgggaaggagggaggagaggacatCGGGGCAAGGGTGAAGGAGAGTCGGTCCCTCGGCGTGTACGCTGGGCCGAGGCCCGGGTTACGCACCAGAGCAGGGGTGCGGGCGAGCTTGGCGCAGGCGAACATCTTTCTTCCTGGCGGCGCGGCGTGGATATAGGTGACAGGCGATGTGGGctcctctcctgcttcctctctggGGAGCGAAAAGAGGCTTAAGGTCAAGTGTCCCCCAGGGGCCTGCCCTTCCCACCCCGGCCCCGAGGGGACCCGCGCAGACCGTCGGCGTGGCCGCGTGCCCGGGAGTCACAAGTCTAGTGGACAGGGCCCGAAGACCCGCTCCGCCCCGGCCCCGCGCCCTCCGTTTACCTCCGCTTACCTCcggaggcggcggcggcagcagcggcgGCAGAGGTCGAAGCAGTGGGGCTGGGTGCGCAAGCGCGGTGCGGCTCTTATCCGTGCCGCAGCACCCGGATGGAGAAGGCGGGGGAAGACGCTCAAGgtcactttgtaacaactttatTGGTAACCAGCAGAGGAGGACAATGACAGGCCCTCCGTAACAGGCTGGCAGCCAGTGAAAGGAAAAGGAGCACACTGGAGACAACTCCTGGCATTGTTAGTGCCACTAACGGTGAAGATAAATTTTAATTTGTGTCGCTATTGGGTACTGAGCCTCTCTCCTTGCACGTGCCAGGCAGGGATACTACCACAGAGCTGCAAGCCGACCctgttttcacttttatttcaGACAGGGTGAGTTGCTCGAGCAGGCCTTGTGCTCAGTATGTAAGTTAGAGAGGGCTTTGATCGTCCAGTTTTAGCTTTCCAAGTAGCGAGCTAGGATTTCAGGTCTTCACCACCAGGTCCAGCGGAATTATTTCTTTATAAGAACCTAAAAAAGACGGCAAATATTTCCTCAGAAGACCTGACTAGAAGCCCTGAAATGAACAAATGAGGGTTCAAGAGCTTTGCAACTCTGTAGAACAgactagcctccaactcacagaaatcttcctgcctctgtcttgcAAGTGCTGCGATTAAAGCCATGTGCTACTGTGTTCTGCTGCCTTCCACCATTATAATTGGAAGGATTAAGAGATTATAATGTATCATAATTTTGGACTAAAAAGTGCctgaatatttttcaaaattcagCACCAGTTCTGGTAACTGAACAAACCAGATGAATGCAGAAATATCTCAGATAAGTGGTTGTTCAACTTCTGGCCTTgttatagattttttaaaaaataattttgagataATATAATCGTATAGGTTCccctctgtcttagggttttattgctgtgaagagacaccatgaccatgacaactcataaagaaaaacacttagttggggctggcttacagtttcagaggtttagtccatcatcagcatggcagtgtgcagacagacatggtgctggagacagaTCTGACAATAGCCCaaggaaggaggcaggcaggaggaaaaGACAGTGAGCCACTGCACCTAGCTtaagcttctgagacctcaaagcctgtacCCCtatccagtgacacacttcctccaacaaaacacactcattccaacaaggccacacctcctaatagtgctactctctaTAGGCCCATGGGGCCATTTTTTTCCAAACACcactccctccaaaccctcctacACACTCAACTCCTTGTCTTTTCAAAtccatgtcttctttttctttagttttacaTACACATttagttgtatgtgtgtatgtgtatgtgtgtgtgtgtatgtatgtatatgctatatttctaaatataaaaatataccttACTCAGTTGGTATGTTTAACCACTGTATTACAGTATTTTCCATggtcctctctccagcctcagaaaataaccattgtttctgtttttgtgaacGTGACTATTGTAGGTCCTTCATCTAAGTCATCCATTGTTTGTCtcatcttttaatttttctctacatttatttacttactttgtgCATACACAAGGGCAGGCATATGTGTACAGATGCACATGCCACAGTGTGTATGTAAAGGTCAGAGAGCAACTGGAGGGAGTCAATCCTCTGTTCCCACCATGTGGATctcagggattgaattcaggtggCCAGGTGTAGGGCCAAGCAGGCACCTtgatccactgagctatctcacagCATACtcatgcttttctttcctttcattacttgtttattttatgtttatgtacaATGTAgccatcctcagacacaccagaagagggcatcggatcccattacagatggttgcaagccacaatcgggtgctgggaattgaactcaggacctttggaagagcagacagtgctcttaaccactgagccacttctccagccccatttcctgtgtgtgtgtgtgtgtgtgtgtgttgagacagggtttctttgtgtaggcttggctgtcctagaactcactttgtagcccatgttggcctcaaactcacagagatcctcctgcctctaattcccaagtgctgggtcaaaggtgtgcacctccataGCCAGGCATctgcccttttcttcttttcttttctttttttcggagctggggactgaacccagggccttgcgcttgctaggcaagcactctaccactgagctaaatccccaacctccatctGCCCTTTTCTTAAATTCAAGTTTTGGATTTTGAGATTGGATCTAGTTATATGGTCCATGCTGTTTGGAACTTTGTATCATCCTGCGTCAGCCTTGAGAGTCCTGGGATCAGAGCACCTGATTAAAGACTGATTTCTTTCACAAAGCAGATGTTTTTATCGTTCATCCAAGTTGAGGCCGTGTCAGAATATTCTTCCTTATAAGGCTGGCTAGTAtccgtgtatatgtatatatgtatgtatgtatgtatgtatgcatgtaagtatgtgtgtatgtatgcatgcattcatCACACTTGGCTTAACCATTCATTGGTGATGGACACTTGGGTTGCTTCTACTATTTGGCTATTGGGAATATTGCTACTATGATCACAGATGTAATACATCCACATTCCCCACCTTGGATTCTTTTGGACATATAGCACAAAATACTGGAtcatataataattatattttaaaatgatactgTCTTTCACAGTGGCTGTACCatcgtatttttttttttcggagctggggaccgaacccggggccttgcgcttgctaggcaagtgctctaccactgagctaaatccccaacacctccATTGTATATTTCTAAAGTAGATACAAGGATTCCAGTCCCTCTACCTTCTTACCACCATGCAGGTGaactcttgctttctctcttctctactcttttcttttctcttctctcactttctctcttcccttttctgtttctgccttcctcttcctccttctctctcctctttccctcactctcttcctttcttcctgagaGGGCCTAATGTATccctgcctggccttgaacttgatctGTAGCCAAGGGTTACTATGAACTGCTAGTTATTCACAAGGGAACTAGGTTGGAGGAAACAAGAATAGGAACTAaatgttgttgttgagacagggtctctacataGTTCTGGCTAtcatggaactcactatgtagaccaggctgacctcaaagatgttcatctgcctttgcctcttaagtgctgggactaaaggcattgGTTACTATGCTCAGCTCCATAAGACAGATGGTTTGAAAACTGCTCTGTAGATTTGAATTTGGAACTATGGAAATTACTTACAAAAGTTAATGTTTTGAAAATCCCTAGAAAAATGTGGAATGAATTTAGTTGTATCTACTTCATCATCCCAACCACACAGGATAAATGCAGCGTTTTATAAGAGGGATAAGAAGCCAGCTTCTTGTTCACTCTGCTTCTTATACACTGACTTCTTGTTTTTCAAACTTGCTAAGAACACTGCtctccagagagctgctgcttctttgttgtttttgttgtcgttgttgttccttttgttttgtttctcctgaTAACTGCTTAGCTCTTCTTCCCTTGTTATTCAGGTCTTTGATCAATTGTCATGTCTTAGGACTTCCTGGATCCcttacttctcttctcttctcttctcttctcttctcttctcttctcttctcttctcttctcttctcttctctcctctcctctcctctcctctcctctcctctcctctcctctcctctcctcccctcccctcccctcccctcccttcccctcccctcccctcctctcccctctcctccttctctcttctctctctctgcctttctccccttccttccttccttccttccttccttcctttcttttattttttattttgggagaggagtgtttctctttgtagcccggCTGTCCTGAAGCTCGCTGTGTAGATCAGTCTGCCTTCCTGTGCCTCCCGAGTCTGTTCACCACCTAAGCCTGGCTGTCTTTTTTCatcttaaaatatgtttatttgttttattttaatttttaaaaaatacttatttttttactatgtatgaatgttttgcatagatatacatgtgtgtatacctaGTGGCAAAAGAAGTAGAAAAgaatatcagatcccctgggccTGGATGGTAATGAgacatcatgtgggtcctgggacccTAACGTggctcttctgcaagagcagcaaatgcacTTACTTAGCCACTaagcttcctttttgtttttattttcattaatgtgtctgtatgtatgtctgggtGAATTTGT
This Rattus norvegicus strain BN/NHsdMcwi chromosome 3, GRCr8, whole genome shotgun sequence DNA region includes the following protein-coding sequences:
- the Atp5mc3 gene encoding ATP synthase F(0) complex subunit C3, mitochondrial precursor, with protein sequence MFACAKLARTPALIRAGSRVAYRPISASVLSRPETRTGEGSTVFNGAQNGVCQLIRREFQTSVISRDIDTAAKFIGAGAATVGVAGSGAGIGTVFGSLIIGYARNPSLKQQLFSYAILGFALSEAMGLFCLMVAFLILFAM